The following proteins come from a genomic window of Bombyx mori chromosome 18, ASM3026992v2:
- the LOC119629880 gene encoding uncharacterized protein LOC119629880: MSGGTSPPIISTPGPSRKGRQAMAGIFAHRSQPTGPEMDSGKDDRPRPSVAAQGTPRIRPEETSSPPLTDRSGPPRPRKKVRSESDRSISEAQDKRPRIGPSSKSINEAEEDEDSEETSYETTDSEYESDVTHSSRSSSSSSKESPPTRKPIPRPRMCVETAVAAAAKQLRTPPRSPSPPISPIPTIPRRGAPITSCTVGNLESTRYMDLEHSKPTTGAPESPTPSTSYAAMAAKQFAPTKNTQCNPPAPGKSGNSVVPRRHPPIMVEALPNWSRHMAALRERLGRAPSVRPYGTGFRFLPASGEEYRVVQAYLVGVSSTDNAIKWYCYALEEEIPARVAIRGLPADTDPTEIVNSLKELGFPARYARCIRAKRGRPGCVFYLRDGVRAEDLRSVIAARPSDTPPATATERSAAYDVREGTDDGGHYSSPRTASDACRSSPYPRSTYRSTPISEGQGQGKDIPSPYSPSG; encoded by the exons ATGTCGGGGGGGACATCTCCCCCCATTATCAGCACGCCCGGTCCGTCCCGCAAGGGACGCCAAGCGATGGCGGGAATTTTCGCCCATCGCTCCCAACCCACCGGCCCGGAAATGGACTCCGGAAAGGACGACCGGCCCAGGCCTTCGGTCGCAGCCCAGGGGACTCCGAGGATTCGTCCAGAGGAAACTTCGTCTCCCCCGTTGACGGATCGCTCTGGACCCCCTCGGCCGCGAAAGAAGGTCAGATCCGAGTCCGACCGAAGCATTTCCGAAGCCCAGGACAAACGACCCCGAATTGGACCCTCGTCCAAATCAATAAATGAAGCCGAAGAGGATGAGGACAGCGAGGAGACTTCCTACGAGACAACGGACTCAGAATATGAGTCCGATGTAACTCATTCTTCTCGCTCCTCTTCTTCCTCGAGTAAGGAGTCCCCCCCCACTCGCAAGCCCATTCCCAGACCGAGGATGTGTGTCGAGACGGCCGTGGCTGCAGCAGCTAAGCAGCTGCGTACGCCTCCTCGGTCTCCCTCTCCTCCAATCTCACCCATTCCAACAATCCCGCGCAGAGGTGCCCCCATTACAAGCTGCACAGTGGGCAACCTTGAATCAACAAGGTACATGGACCTCGAACATTCCAAACCTACGACCGGTGCACCCGAGTCCCCGACCCCTTCAACTTCATACGCTGCTATGGCAGCCAAGCAATTCGCTCCCACCAAAAATACTCAATGTAATCCCCCTGCTCCAGGTAAGTCCGGTAACAGCGTGGTCCCCCGCCGCCATCCCCCTATTATGGTCGAGGCGCTCCCCAATTGGTCCCGCCATATGGCGGCCTTAAGGGAGCGCTTGGGGAGGGCCCCATCTGTGCGTCCATATGGAACAGGGTTTCGATTTCTGCCTGCGTCGGGAGAAGAATATAGGGTTGTCCAGGCCTATCTCGTCGGGGTCTCCTCCACAGACAATGCCATTAAATGGTATTGTTACGCGTTGGAGGAGGAGATCCCGGCGAGGGTGGCTATTCGAGGACTGCCTGCCGACACCGACCCGACAGAAATCGTTAACTCCCTGAAGGAGCTAGGGTTTCCGGCTCGCTACGCGCGGTGTATACGGGCCAAGAGAGGGCGGCCAGGTTGCGTCTTTTAC TTGAGGGATGGCGTTCGAGCCGaggacctgcgcagtgtcatcgctgccaggccttcggacacgcctccAGCAACTGCCACCGAGCGGTCCGCTGCGTACGATGTGCGG GAGGGCACGGATGATGGGGGTCACTATTCCTCCCCCCGTACCGCCAGCGACGCGTGCCGTTCAAGCCCCTACCCCCGCTCCACGTATCGCTCCACTCCCATCTCGGAAGGGCAAGGGCAAGGGAAAGACATCCCAAGCCCCTACTCTCCCTCCGGTTAA